Proteins from a genomic interval of Microbacterium abyssi:
- a CDS encoding rhodanese-related sulfurtransferase, protein MSTPKIVLFYAFVPLDDPEAIRVWQRDLGEALGLRGRLIISKHGINGTLGGDLPVLKKWARSFRSYAAFKDSDIKWSEGTGLDADGRSLDFPKLSVKVRDEIVSFGAPGELRVDENGVVGGGIRLTPESLHELVESREDVVFFDGRNALEAEIGRFKDAVVPDTETTRDFVQLLDSGAYDDLKGKPVVTYCTGGIRCEVLSSLMVSRGFGEVYQLDGGIVRYGEKYGDDGLWEGSLYVFDKRGSVDFSDHATVVGECAGCGGPTNRTANCPDASCRRQFVVCDACDAVACDEHAAAAV, encoded by the coding sequence GTGAGCACCCCCAAGATCGTTCTGTTCTACGCTTTCGTGCCCCTCGACGACCCCGAGGCGATCCGGGTGTGGCAGCGCGACCTGGGTGAGGCGCTCGGTCTGCGCGGGCGCCTGATCATCTCGAAGCACGGCATCAACGGCACGCTCGGCGGTGACCTGCCCGTGCTGAAGAAGTGGGCCAGGTCGTTCCGCTCGTACGCGGCGTTCAAGGACTCTGACATCAAGTGGAGCGAGGGCACGGGTCTGGATGCGGACGGCCGAAGCCTGGACTTTCCGAAGCTCAGCGTGAAGGTGCGCGACGAGATCGTCTCGTTCGGTGCTCCCGGCGAGCTCCGCGTCGATGAGAACGGCGTCGTCGGGGGCGGCATCCGCCTCACTCCCGAGTCGCTGCACGAGCTCGTCGAGTCGCGCGAGGACGTCGTCTTCTTCGACGGACGCAACGCGCTCGAGGCCGAGATCGGCCGGTTCAAGGATGCCGTCGTGCCCGACACCGAGACGACGCGCGATTTCGTGCAGCTGCTCGACTCGGGCGCCTACGACGACCTCAAGGGCAAGCCCGTGGTCACCTACTGCACCGGCGGCATCCGCTGCGAGGTGCTCTCCAGCCTGATGGTCTCGCGCGGTTTCGGCGAGGTGTACCAGCTCGACGGCGGCATCGTCCGTTACGGCGAGAAGTACGGCGACGACGGACTGTGGGAGGGGTCGCTGTACGTGTTCGACAAACGCGGCTCGGTCGACTTCAGCGATCACGCCACCGTCGTGGGGGAGTGCGCCGGATGCGGTGGGCCGACGAACCGCACCGCGAACTGCCCTGATGCCTCGTGCCGTCGTCAGTTCGTCGTCTGCGACGCGTGCGACGCCGTGGCCTGCGATGAGCACGCCGCGGCGGCAGTCTGA
- a CDS encoding DUF1990 family protein — MTAPRQAGWPETSASLGRRVEASAVVGQGEAAWQRAAHDVLRWRVKTRSGFAVDRPGPVRAGDRLTITARMLGITVREPVEVVAVVDTDARVGFSYRTLPGHPVAGEEAFIVTRDRDNVTFTVRSLTRPAERQPWRALYPVLRIAQVIARRRYLRALSANRPSTDEMEG, encoded by the coding sequence GTGACGGCGCCTCGGCAGGCGGGGTGGCCGGAGACGTCTGCGTCGCTCGGTCGTCGCGTCGAGGCGTCGGCCGTGGTCGGCCAGGGTGAAGCTGCCTGGCAGCGTGCCGCCCATGACGTTCTTCGCTGGAGGGTGAAGACACGGAGCGGCTTCGCCGTCGACCGCCCGGGACCGGTGCGGGCCGGCGACCGGCTCACCATCACGGCGCGGATGCTGGGCATCACGGTCCGCGAGCCGGTCGAAGTCGTCGCCGTGGTCGACACCGACGCGCGCGTCGGGTTCTCCTACCGCACCCTCCCCGGTCACCCCGTAGCCGGAGAAGAGGCGTTCATCGTGACCCGCGACCGCGACAACGTGACGTTCACCGTCAGGTCACTGACCAGGCCCGCCGAACGGCAACCGTGGCGAGCGCTGTATCCCGTCCTGCGCATCGCCCAGGTCATCGCTCGACGCCGCTACCTGCGTGCGTTGTCCGCGAACCGGCCATCCACCGACGAGATGGAAGGATGA
- a CDS encoding transglutaminaseTgpA domain-containing protein, producing MFRDEPRAEARTAVDYAARLRLRDRTLAAALLSVCAGVVVMWPYTAVVAPGSWTLITVAIIVVVAATGMLARLLRRGRFADGPWSALAQLVVAVPLLTLMLLPKGALMGIIPTGATFAGVGRLAAEAVEQVQFGTAPLVDTPALRTMLGIGFAIVVIMVDQLIAARFALPAIVLIAAVGSLPMIITLGDANLPWFVMLALLAVFLLRYSIRHSDHQPRRASAGLSVSVGAAAIAAALAITPVLPISTTWMGAGTSAQLDPSLSLGEDLRRPTPFTVMTLATNATTAPYLRVASLSEFDGTTWVPDEGDLQSVADGFGDADWTDEVEAVERRTSIRITGISGSWLPVPYAATKIVGVSSGWQAMPSNRTVTSLNQDAANEDYTVTTEVVQPTREQIQATSATSEGGAEVPAFIAETAREVTADASTDYDRLIAMQNWFRSQFEYSLEAPVDGAFDGTGVDAVEEFLQVRSGYCIHFAGAFALMTQALEMQVRVVVGYLPGSLTDERRGDESIYTVDSDQLHAWPEVHFEGIGWVPFEPTASLGIPTDYLPTTTGGGSTTGPDAPEPSAAPSAAPTRGPELDEDPGSSTGAGTDSLRRLDPTPVVLVGAGIVLVLMLPALVRAGVRMRRRMRARGGDASAAWQEVRATLVDLQLPASDADTPRTRGAALVKRGADASAVQQLVDAVERASYAPSGTDADDLSKALSTVVADLHRSVDGRDRISAVLVPRSLFAARTSISAAR from the coding sequence ATGTTCCGCGATGAGCCGCGCGCAGAGGCGCGCACTGCGGTCGACTACGCCGCCCGGTTGAGACTGCGCGATCGGACGCTGGCCGCCGCGCTGCTCTCCGTCTGCGCCGGCGTGGTCGTGATGTGGCCCTACACGGCGGTCGTCGCACCGGGTAGCTGGACGCTGATCACCGTCGCGATCATCGTGGTCGTCGCCGCGACGGGGATGCTCGCACGACTGCTGCGCAGAGGACGCTTCGCCGACGGACCATGGTCCGCCCTTGCGCAGCTGGTCGTGGCGGTTCCGCTGCTGACGCTGATGCTGCTGCCGAAGGGTGCGCTGATGGGCATCATCCCAACAGGTGCGACGTTCGCGGGTGTCGGGCGGCTCGCGGCCGAGGCCGTGGAGCAGGTGCAGTTCGGGACCGCGCCGCTCGTGGACACCCCGGCGCTTCGCACCATGCTCGGCATCGGCTTCGCCATCGTCGTGATCATGGTCGATCAGCTCATCGCCGCGCGTTTCGCCCTGCCGGCGATCGTCCTCATCGCGGCGGTCGGCTCGCTGCCGATGATCATCACGCTGGGCGATGCGAACCTCCCGTGGTTCGTCATGCTCGCGCTGCTGGCTGTGTTCCTGCTGCGCTACAGCATCCGGCACAGCGATCATCAGCCCCGGCGGGCATCCGCCGGGTTGTCGGTCAGCGTCGGCGCGGCGGCGATCGCGGCGGCGCTCGCGATCACGCCCGTGCTGCCGATATCGACGACGTGGATGGGCGCGGGCACCAGTGCCCAGCTCGATCCGTCGCTGAGCCTGGGCGAGGATCTGCGGCGCCCCACACCGTTCACCGTGATGACGCTCGCGACCAACGCCACCACCGCGCCGTACCTGCGCGTGGCGAGCCTGTCGGAGTTCGACGGCACGACGTGGGTTCCCGACGAGGGCGATCTGCAGTCGGTCGCCGACGGGTTCGGTGACGCTGACTGGACTGACGAGGTGGAGGCCGTCGAGCGCCGCACGTCGATCCGCATCACGGGCATCTCCGGCTCATGGCTGCCGGTTCCGTATGCGGCGACGAAGATCGTCGGCGTCTCGTCGGGGTGGCAGGCGATGCCGTCGAACCGCACGGTCACCTCGCTGAATCAGGATGCCGCGAACGAGGACTACACGGTGACGACCGAGGTCGTCCAGCCGACCCGGGAGCAGATCCAGGCGACATCCGCGACCTCGGAAGGCGGGGCCGAGGTCCCGGCCTTCATCGCCGAGACCGCCCGCGAGGTCACGGCGGACGCGTCGACCGACTACGACCGGCTCATCGCGATGCAGAACTGGTTCCGCTCACAGTTCGAGTACTCCCTGGAGGCTCCCGTCGACGGCGCTTTCGACGGCACGGGCGTCGATGCGGTCGAGGAGTTCCTCCAAGTGCGTTCGGGGTACTGCATCCATTTCGCGGGCGCCTTCGCGCTCATGACGCAGGCGCTCGAGATGCAGGTGCGCGTCGTGGTCGGCTACCTGCCCGGTTCGCTCACGGACGAGAGGCGCGGCGACGAGTCGATCTACACGGTCGACAGCGATCAGCTGCATGCCTGGCCGGAGGTGCACTTCGAGGGCATCGGCTGGGTGCCGTTCGAGCCGACTGCATCGCTGGGAATCCCGACCGACTATCTGCCGACCACGACCGGCGGCGGCTCCACGACCGGCCCCGATGCGCCTGAACCCTCCGCAGCGCCGTCTGCCGCGCCGACGCGTGGACCGGAGCTGGACGAGGACCCGGGCAGTTCGACCGGTGCGGGCACCGATTCGCTGCGGCGGCTGGATCCCACGCCCGTGGTGCTGGTCGGTGCCGGCATCGTGCTCGTCCTGATGCTCCCGGCGCTGGTGCGCGCCGGGGTGCGGATGCGACGGAGAATGCGCGCGCGAGGCGGCGATGCGAGCGCGGCGTGGCAGGAGGTGCGTGCGACGCTCGTCGATCTGCAGCTCCCGGCGTCGGATGCCGACACACCCCGCACACGCGGAGCGGCGCTCGTCAAACGCGGAGCGGATGCGAGCGCGGTGCAGCAGTTGGTCGACGCAGTGGAGCGCGCGAGCTACGCACCGTCCGGCACGGATGCGGACGACCTTTCGAAGGCGCTCAGCACGGTCGTCGCCGACCTGCATCGCAGCGTCGACGGGCGCGACCGAATCTCGGCGGTTCTGGTGCCGAGATCGCTGTTCGCCGCGCGGACGTCCATTTCGGCGGCGAGGTGA
- a CDS encoding DUF58 domain-containing protein, with amino-acid sequence MSSRRPLTFRGVVALLVGLALVIAANMLAAPILLYVAVLLFALVIIAVLVVRVPRRSGGVTRRISTDLLTVGEESQVAVRFDLRALRVPFGTWEDLLPDAVAGDASGDFPTDNGTHIRYSITGVRRGVWPVGPLSLRTIDPFGFAQRAQEFGDARTVTVVPEVVPLAPMSGDTGAAGGTAHTASSRLGQGSDNLSPRLYVSGDSMRRIHWRATAHRGDLMVRQEEEEASPDAIVILDRAARRWDPYGADVDPGFEAAVAACASVALHLVQEGYSVDVRDSAGSVLGALRGQEDDRDSLLVVLAMVHPQGEGREIVTLLDGTPPGPLVMITGRIDEEDAALMRHGGAGAPILLATDPLPGAFTAAAALGWSTGELDEDVSAAWEDALSGHVAPGGGHVPR; translated from the coding sequence ATGAGCTCTCGACGACCTCTGACCTTCCGCGGCGTCGTCGCGCTGCTCGTGGGGCTCGCGTTGGTGATCGCGGCGAACATGCTGGCCGCTCCCATCCTGCTGTACGTCGCCGTGCTGCTGTTCGCGCTCGTGATCATCGCCGTGCTGGTCGTGCGCGTGCCGCGCCGCAGCGGCGGCGTCACCCGGCGCATCTCGACGGATCTGCTCACCGTCGGCGAGGAGTCGCAGGTGGCGGTGCGGTTCGACCTGCGCGCGCTGCGCGTGCCCTTCGGCACTTGGGAGGATCTGCTTCCGGACGCCGTCGCCGGCGACGCATCCGGCGACTTCCCGACCGACAACGGCACGCACATCCGGTACAGCATCACCGGGGTGCGGCGCGGAGTCTGGCCGGTCGGTCCGCTCTCGCTGCGGACGATCGATCCGTTCGGCTTCGCGCAGCGCGCCCAGGAATTCGGCGACGCCCGTACCGTGACCGTGGTGCCCGAGGTCGTGCCGCTGGCCCCGATGAGCGGCGACACCGGTGCCGCCGGCGGCACCGCGCACACGGCGTCATCGAGGCTCGGACAGGGCAGCGACAACCTGTCGCCGCGACTGTACGTGTCCGGCGATTCGATGCGGCGGATCCACTGGCGCGCGACCGCGCATCGCGGCGACCTCATGGTGCGGCAGGAGGAGGAGGAGGCGAGCCCGGACGCCATCGTGATCCTCGACCGCGCAGCACGCCGATGGGACCCGTACGGTGCCGACGTCGATCCGGGTTTCGAGGCGGCCGTCGCTGCGTGCGCATCGGTCGCGCTGCACCTCGTTCAGGAGGGCTACAGCGTCGACGTGCGCGACTCGGCAGGCAGCGTGCTCGGGGCACTGCGCGGGCAGGAGGACGATCGGGATTCGCTGCTCGTGGTGCTCGCGATGGTGCATCCGCAAGGCGAAGGACGCGAGATTGTCACCCTGCTCGACGGGACCCCGCCGGGGCCGCTGGTGATGATCACCGGCCGGATCGATGAAGAAGATGCCGCCTTGATGCGGCACGGCGGTGCCGGTGCCCCCATCCTGCTGGCGACCGATCCCCTGCCCGGTGCTTTCACGGCCGCGGCTGCACTGGGGTGGTCGACGGGCGAGCTCGATGAGGACGTCTCAGCGGCGTGGGAGGATGCCCTGTCTGGGCACGTGGCACCCGGAGGCGGCCATGTTCCGCGATGA
- a CDS encoding AAA family ATPase has protein sequence MDDTGPAITAEQFARQTSAILASVGEVIDGKENAVRSALVCLLAEGHLLIEDVPGVGKTMLARALAASVDAAVRRIQFTPDLLPGDVTGVSVYNPVDREFEFKPGAVFAQIVLADEINRSSPKTQSALLEAMEEGQVTVDGRTHPLPDPFLVVATQNPLEMEGTYALPEAQRDRFMMRISMGYPDAAAEALMLRQRDSVNPLSAIRPVADAAAITGMIGWARAVHVSPAVEEYAVALAQATRNDPSLHLGASPRATLQLVRAAKVWAALDGREFVIPDDLTALIIPVFAHRLLPARGVHRAGAQPVEAALRQIVERVRVPLTART, from the coding sequence ATGGACGACACCGGACCCGCGATCACGGCCGAGCAGTTCGCGAGGCAGACGTCAGCGATCCTGGCATCGGTCGGCGAGGTGATCGACGGCAAGGAGAATGCCGTCCGCAGCGCGCTGGTCTGCCTGCTGGCCGAGGGCCACCTGCTCATCGAAGATGTCCCCGGGGTCGGCAAGACCATGCTCGCCCGGGCTCTGGCCGCCAGCGTCGATGCCGCGGTGCGCCGCATCCAATTCACCCCCGACCTGCTGCCGGGCGACGTCACCGGCGTATCGGTCTACAACCCCGTCGATCGCGAGTTCGAGTTCAAGCCGGGTGCGGTGTTCGCGCAGATAGTGCTGGCCGACGAGATCAACCGTTCATCTCCCAAGACGCAGTCCGCGCTGCTGGAGGCCATGGAGGAGGGGCAGGTCACCGTGGACGGGCGCACCCATCCGCTGCCCGATCCGTTCCTCGTCGTCGCCACGCAGAACCCGCTCGAGATGGAGGGCACGTACGCTCTGCCGGAGGCGCAGCGCGACCGATTCATGATGCGCATCTCGATGGGTTACCCGGATGCCGCGGCCGAGGCCCTCATGCTGCGGCAGCGCGACAGTGTGAACCCGCTGTCGGCGATCCGTCCGGTCGCGGATGCCGCGGCGATCACCGGCATGATCGGCTGGGCGCGCGCCGTGCACGTCTCCCCCGCTGTCGAGGAGTACGCCGTCGCACTGGCCCAGGCCACCCGCAACGACCCGAGCCTGCATCTGGGCGCCAGCCCCAGGGCCACGCTGCAGCTCGTCCGCGCCGCGAAGGTGTGGGCGGCGCTGGACGGGCGCGAGTTCGTCATCCCCGATGACCTGACCGCGCTCATCATCCCCGTCTTCGCGCACCGGCTGCTGCCCGCGCGCGGCGTCCACAGGGCGGGAGCCCAACCCGTCGAAGCCGCGCTCCGCCAGATCGTCGAGCGCGTGCGGGTTCCGCTCACCGCGCGTACGTGA
- a CDS encoding rhomboid family intramembrane serine protease produces the protein MSTSVASQRSSAVSRFASPIALVALMWVIQFADAILPGSFTGFGLRSWDLGSLPGVVLGPLLHASWAHLIGNTLPLLVLGCLVAVEGAARFWLVTAVVTVVGGAGTWLVNAPGTLTVGASVLVFGYFAYVVVRVFSPRPIAHRLVYALIALIVIVLYGGSMLAGIIGVSAGVSWQAHLFGGVGGGISALVGGRRPGGGRRGA, from the coding sequence GTGAGCACCTCCGTCGCCTCCCAGCGCTCCAGCGCAGTGTCCCGCTTCGCGTCCCCGATCGCGCTCGTGGCTCTCATGTGGGTCATCCAGTTCGCCGATGCGATCCTCCCCGGGTCGTTCACCGGCTTCGGGCTGCGGTCCTGGGACCTCGGGAGCCTGCCGGGCGTCGTGCTCGGCCCGCTGCTGCACGCCAGCTGGGCGCACCTGATCGGGAACACCCTGCCGCTGCTCGTGCTGGGCTGCCTCGTCGCCGTCGAGGGCGCCGCGAGGTTCTGGCTCGTCACCGCCGTGGTCACGGTCGTGGGCGGTGCAGGAACCTGGCTGGTCAACGCCCCCGGCACGCTCACGGTCGGAGCCTCCGTGCTCGTCTTCGGCTACTTCGCCTACGTCGTCGTGCGCGTGTTCTCGCCACGGCCCATCGCGCACAGGCTGGTCTATGCGCTCATCGCACTGATCGTCATCGTGCTGTACGGCGGGTCGATGCTGGCCGGCATCATCGGCGTGAGCGCCGGAGTCTCCTGGCAGGCCCATCTGTTCGGCGGGGTCGGCGGCGGCATCTCCGCTCTGGTGGGCGGCCGGCGGCCGGGCGGCGGTCGGCGGGGCGCATGA
- the pta gene encoding phosphate acetyltransferase: MARSIYITSAEGHSGKSTIALGVLDALMRATPRVGVFRPIARSSAERDYVLELLLAHDGVHLDYDDCIGVTYDEVRDDPDRALATIVSRFKSVEAQCDSVVIIGSDYTDVASPAELGYNARIAANLGAPVLLVIGGRDQQDRAEQLGTSTARTAAAVGQSAALAIAELQAERAELFAVIVNRADPDSLSATVDAVRAVKEQTTPIWAIPEDRTLVAPSIRGILSAVDGHLIKGDPDLLTREVLSVVVAGMSMVNVLPRLTEDAVVVVPADRTEVLLALLLADASGTFPSIAGIILNGPFPLPDTIERLLDGLASRVPIITTDHGTYDTAVRVMGARGRLAADSRHRYDKALGLFQTHVDIAELTTQLGLAESTVVTPLMFEYGLLERARADRRRIVLPEGEDDRILRAAATLIARDVADLTILGDQAEIHARATSLGVDISAAQIISPTDPEYVERFAEEYARVRAHKGVTVQQAADTVTDVSYFGTMMVHLGLADGMVSGATHTTAHTIRPSFEIIKTRPGVDVVSSVFLMALADRVLVYGDCAVIPDPTSAQLADIAISSAETAQQFGIDPRVAMLSYSTGESGSGADVDKVREATALVRERSPELPVEGPIQYDAAADAAVAKAKLPDSAVAGRATVFIFPDLNTGNNTYKAVQRSAGAVAIGPVLQGLNKPINDLSRGALVDDIVNTVAITAIQAQGGVA, translated from the coding sequence GTGGCGCGGAGCATCTACATCACCTCGGCAGAAGGCCATTCGGGAAAGTCCACGATCGCACTGGGCGTCCTCGATGCCCTGATGCGCGCCACGCCGCGGGTCGGGGTCTTCCGGCCCATCGCGAGATCATCCGCCGAGCGCGACTACGTGCTCGAGCTGCTGCTCGCCCATGACGGCGTGCACCTCGACTACGACGACTGCATCGGCGTCACCTACGACGAGGTGCGCGACGACCCCGATCGTGCCCTCGCCACGATCGTCTCGCGCTTCAAGTCGGTCGAAGCGCAGTGCGACTCCGTGGTCATCATCGGCAGCGACTACACGGATGTCGCGAGCCCCGCCGAACTCGGCTACAACGCGCGCATCGCCGCGAACCTCGGCGCCCCGGTGCTGCTCGTGATCGGCGGACGCGATCAGCAGGACCGCGCTGAGCAGCTCGGTACCTCGACTGCCCGCACTGCGGCCGCTGTAGGCCAGAGCGCCGCGCTCGCGATCGCAGAACTGCAGGCCGAGCGTGCAGAGCTCTTCGCGGTGATCGTCAACCGCGCCGACCCGGATTCCCTGTCTGCGACCGTGGATGCCGTGCGCGCAGTGAAGGAGCAGACGACTCCGATCTGGGCGATCCCCGAAGATCGCACGCTCGTCGCGCCGTCGATCCGCGGCATCCTCTCGGCGGTCGACGGCCACCTCATCAAGGGTGACCCGGATCTGCTCACCCGCGAGGTGCTCAGCGTCGTCGTCGCCGGCATGTCGATGGTCAACGTCCTCCCTCGACTCACCGAGGACGCTGTCGTCGTCGTGCCGGCCGACCGTACCGAGGTGCTGCTCGCGCTGCTGCTGGCCGACGCCTCCGGCACCTTCCCCTCGATCGCCGGCATCATCCTGAACGGCCCCTTCCCGCTGCCGGACACCATCGAACGGCTTCTCGACGGTCTCGCCTCACGGGTCCCGATCATCACCACAGACCACGGCACCTACGACACGGCGGTGCGGGTGATGGGTGCGCGCGGACGCCTCGCGGCCGACTCGCGGCACCGCTATGACAAGGCGCTCGGCCTGTTCCAGACGCACGTCGACATCGCTGAGTTGACCACGCAGCTGGGGCTGGCGGAGTCCACGGTCGTCACACCGCTCATGTTCGAGTACGGGCTGCTCGAGCGCGCCCGTGCCGACCGCAGGCGGATCGTGCTGCCCGAGGGGGAGGATGACCGGATCCTGCGGGCTGCCGCGACGCTCATCGCGCGCGACGTCGCCGACCTCACGATCCTCGGCGATCAGGCTGAGATCCACGCCCGAGCCACCTCGCTCGGCGTCGACATCTCGGCCGCGCAGATCATCAGTCCAACCGACCCCGAATACGTCGAGCGCTTCGCCGAGGAGTACGCCCGGGTGCGTGCGCACAAGGGCGTCACCGTCCAGCAGGCCGCCGACACGGTCACGGACGTGTCGTACTTCGGCACGATGATGGTGCACCTGGGGCTTGCGGACGGCATGGTCTCCGGTGCCACCCACACCACGGCGCACACGATCCGGCCGTCGTTCGAGATCATCAAGACCCGGCCCGGCGTCGACGTCGTCTCCAGCGTGTTCCTGATGGCGCTCGCCGACCGGGTGCTGGTGTACGGCGACTGCGCCGTCATCCCGGATCCCACCAGCGCGCAGCTCGCCGACATCGCCATCTCGTCCGCGGAGACGGCGCAGCAGTTCGGCATCGACCCGCGCGTGGCGATGCTGTCGTACTCCACGGGGGAATCCGGCTCCGGCGCCGACGTCGACAAGGTCCGCGAGGCCACGGCGCTGGTGCGCGAGAGGTCACCGGAGCTGCCGGTCGAGGGGCCGATCCAGTACGACGCCGCGGCCGATGCCGCGGTCGCGAAGGCGAAGCTTCCGGACTCAGCGGTCGCCGGCCGCGCGACGGTGTTCATCTTCCCCGACCTGAACACCGGCAACAACACCTACAAGGCCGTGCAGCGGTCGGCCGGAGCCGTCGCCATCGGGCCGGTGCTGCAGGGGCTCAACAAGCCGATCAACGACCTGTCGCGCGGCGCTCTGGTCGACGACATCGTCAACACCGTCGCGATCACCGCGATCCAGGCCCAGGGAGGTGTGGCGTGA
- a CDS encoding acetate/propionate family kinase, with protein MSVVLVINSGSSSLKYSLMDMDREVPLGEGLIERIGQETSDISHTVRRTASAGEPAPTVLDTTERGQQSIADHDEAMKVMLEQFAEHGPQLTEHPPVAVGHRVVHGGARFFAPTLIDDLIEINIEDLSVLAPLHNPGAVAGIRAGRRSFADVPHVAIFDTAFHQTLPPSSYTYAIERKVAERHRIRRYGFHGTSHKYVSEQAAAFLGRPLGELKQLVFHLGNGASVTAIDGGRSVETSMGMTPLEGLVMGTRSGDIDPAVVLHLGRVAQLDNREIDTLLNKQSGMLGLAGRIDMRDILAGVEAGEEAATLAFDVYIHRLRAYAGAYIAQLGGVDVISFTAGVGENAARVRAEAMATLGFLGLEIDPARNERRAPGVRRISTDSSRIDVLVVPTDEELEIARQALSVA; from the coding sequence GTGAGCGTCGTCCTCGTCATCAACAGCGGCTCGTCGTCGCTGAAGTACAGCCTCATGGACATGGATCGCGAGGTGCCGCTCGGAGAGGGGCTCATCGAGCGGATCGGCCAGGAGACGAGCGACATCTCGCACACAGTCCGTCGTACGGCATCCGCGGGCGAGCCGGCGCCGACCGTACTCGACACGACCGAGCGCGGCCAGCAGTCGATCGCGGATCACGATGAGGCAATGAAGGTGATGCTCGAGCAGTTCGCGGAGCACGGGCCGCAGCTGACGGAGCATCCGCCCGTCGCGGTGGGGCACCGCGTCGTGCACGGCGGTGCCCGCTTCTTCGCGCCGACCCTGATCGACGACCTCATCGAGATCAACATCGAAGACCTCTCGGTGCTCGCCCCGCTGCACAACCCGGGCGCGGTCGCCGGCATCCGCGCGGGCAGACGATCGTTCGCCGATGTGCCGCACGTCGCGATCTTCGACACCGCCTTCCACCAGACGCTGCCGCCGTCCTCCTACACCTACGCGATCGAGCGCAAGGTCGCCGAGCGGCACCGCATCCGTCGCTACGGTTTTCACGGCACCAGCCACAAGTACGTCTCCGAGCAGGCCGCGGCGTTCCTCGGCAGGCCGCTGGGTGAGCTGAAGCAGCTCGTCTTCCACCTCGGCAACGGCGCCTCGGTCACGGCGATCGACGGCGGCCGCTCGGTCGAGACGTCGATGGGCATGACTCCGCTGGAGGGTCTCGTGATGGGCACGCGCTCCGGCGACATCGACCCGGCCGTCGTCCTGCATCTCGGCAGGGTGGCGCAGCTCGACAATCGCGAGATCGACACGCTTCTGAACAAGCAGAGCGGGATGCTGGGCCTCGCCGGCCGCATCGACATGCGAGACATCCTCGCCGGTGTCGAGGCAGGCGAGGAAGCCGCGACGCTCGCATTCGACGTGTACATCCACCGCCTGCGCGCCTACGCCGGTGCCTACATCGCCCAGCTCGGCGGGGTCGACGTCATCTCCTTCACCGCAGGAGTCGGTGAGAACGCGGCCCGCGTGCGTGCCGAGGCGATGGCCACGCTCGGCTTCCTCGGCCTCGAGATCGACCCTGCCCGCAATGAGCGGCGCGCCCCCGGCGTCCGGCGGATCTCGACGGACTCGTCCCGCATCGACGTGCTGGTCGTACCCACCGACGAGGAGCTCGAGATCGCGAGGCAGGCCCTGAGCGTCGCCTGA
- a CDS encoding HAD family hydrolase codes for MPDSLPDLRRAEGVLFDLDGVLTPTAEVHMRAWQAVFDGVFAQWGITPPYTDADYYAYVDGKKRYDGVASLLRSRNVEIPWGQVDDLPEKQTICGIGNRKNAAFATALRREGIAPFPGSLALIQQLRDEGIPQGVVSSSKNAEEVLETAGIRDFFTVVVDGRVAERDGLASKPAPDMFRAGAVALGVNPGESVAIEDALSGVASAVAAGFSIVVGVDRGAGAGALREVGATCIVDDLARLLLEPSPDDTLETE; via the coding sequence GTGCCTGACAGCTTGCCTGATCTTCGCCGCGCCGAGGGCGTCCTGTTCGATCTCGACGGCGTGCTGACGCCGACCGCAGAGGTGCACATGCGCGCCTGGCAGGCGGTCTTCGACGGCGTCTTCGCGCAATGGGGGATCACACCGCCGTACACGGATGCCGACTACTACGCCTACGTCGACGGCAAGAAGCGGTACGACGGCGTCGCGAGCCTGCTGCGCAGCCGGAACGTCGAGATCCCGTGGGGCCAGGTCGACGATCTTCCCGAGAAGCAGACGATCTGCGGCATCGGCAATCGGAAGAACGCCGCGTTCGCGACGGCTCTCCGGCGTGAGGGCATCGCACCGTTCCCGGGATCTCTCGCTCTCATCCAGCAGTTGCGTGACGAAGGCATCCCGCAGGGCGTCGTCTCGAGCTCCAAGAATGCCGAAGAGGTGCTGGAGACCGCCGGCATCCGCGATTTCTTCACGGTCGTCGTCGACGGCCGTGTCGCAGAACGCGACGGCCTCGCATCGAAGCCTGCACCTGACATGTTCCGCGCCGGCGCCGTCGCGCTGGGCGTGAATCCCGGCGAGAGCGTCGCGATCGAGGATGCTCTCTCTGGGGTCGCGTCGGCCGTGGCGGCCGGCTTCTCCATCGTCGTCGGCGTCGACCGCGGCGCCGGCGCCGGCGCGCTGCGCGAGGTCGGCGCCACGTGTATCGTCGATGACCTTGCCCGACTGCTGCTCGAACCGTCGCCCGACGACACCCTGGAGACTGAATGA